In a single window of the Aridibaculum aurantiacum genome:
- the bglX gene encoding beta-glucosidase BglX: MKRLSWLIVAVIVFGCSQTKQAQTYSSGDVEMDRFVGDLLSKMTIEEKIGQLNLLTPGGGILTGSVVNPDVEQKIKAGNVGGLFGVIGVDKIRKAQELAVTQSRLKIPLLFGSDVIHGYKTTFPIPLGLSCSWDIPMIERSARVAANEATADGLNWVFSPMVDIARDPRWGRVAEGAGEDPYLGAAVSAAMVRGYQGTNMAADTTLMACVKHFALYGAAEGGRDYNTTDMSRLQMYEYYFPPYKAAVDAGVGSAMTSFNEIDGIPATGNRWLLTELLRNQWGFKGFVVTDYTAINEMIDHGSGDLQQVSAQALRAGTDMDMVGEGFLKTLKKSLDEKAITEAEITLACRRILEAKYKLGLFQDPYKYTNAQRATREVLSADKRAAAREFAVRSSVLLKNTNQTLPLKKTGTIALIGPLANDKNNMLGTWAVSGDKDLSIPVLTGMKNVAGAGVNIIYSKGANITDDTALAKKANVFGERASIDSLSPARLLSDAVATANRADVIVAVVGEASEMSGEAASRSDINLPGNQTALLEALAKTGKPLVVVMMSGRPLTITREMQLATSFLHVWFQGHEAGNAIADVLFGNYNPSGKLTMSFPYNVGQIPVYYNHKNTGRPQGPGPTQKFRSNYLDVSNDPFLPFGFGLSYTTFTYGDVRLDKTTMQANEQLRVTVPVTNSGRFAGEEVVQLYIHDKVASVTQPVKKLKAFQKIMIRPGESREVVFNLSVEDLKFYNSEFKWVSEPGEFTVMVGGNSRDVKRADFTLRN; this comes from the coding sequence ATGAAACGACTAAGCTGGTTGATTGTAGCCGTAATAGTATTTGGATGTTCTCAGACTAAACAAGCACAAACGTATAGCTCAGGTGATGTGGAGATGGATCGCTTTGTTGGCGACCTGTTGAGCAAAATGACAATAGAAGAGAAGATAGGTCAGCTTAACCTGCTAACACCAGGTGGTGGTATATTGACAGGATCTGTGGTGAACCCCGATGTAGAGCAAAAGATAAAAGCAGGAAATGTAGGTGGTTTGTTTGGTGTAATTGGTGTTGACAAGATAAGAAAGGCGCAGGAACTTGCTGTTACGCAAAGCCGGCTCAAGATTCCATTGTTGTTTGGTTCTGATGTCATTCATGGATACAAGACTACTTTTCCTATACCGCTTGGTTTATCGTGCAGTTGGGATATACCAATGATTGAGCGCAGTGCTCGTGTAGCGGCCAATGAAGCCACAGCCGATGGATTGAACTGGGTGTTTTCGCCAATGGTAGATATAGCCCGCGATCCACGCTGGGGTCGTGTAGCAGAAGGTGCCGGTGAAGATCCTTATTTAGGTGCGGCTGTATCTGCAGCAATGGTACGCGGCTACCAGGGAACCAACATGGCTGCTGATACCACACTCATGGCTTGTGTAAAGCACTTTGCTTTATATGGCGCCGCCGAAGGTGGACGTGATTATAACACCACCGACATGAGCCGCCTGCAGATGTATGAATATTATTTTCCTCCTTACAAAGCAGCAGTAGATGCAGGTGTTGGAAGTGCTATGACTTCTTTCAATGAAATAGATGGAATACCTGCTACCGGCAATCGTTGGTTGTTGACTGAACTATTGAGGAACCAGTGGGGTTTCAAAGGCTTCGTTGTTACTGACTATACAGCCATCAACGAAATGATAGATCATGGTTCTGGTGACCTGCAACAGGTATCGGCACAGGCGCTGCGTGCAGGAACAGATATGGATATGGTGGGCGAAGGTTTTTTGAAAACGCTGAAAAAATCATTGGACGAAAAAGCAATCACTGAAGCAGAGATCACCCTTGCTTGCAGAAGGATACTAGAAGCGAAATACAAGTTGGGCTTGTTCCAGGACCCGTACAAGTATACCAATGCGCAACGCGCAACAAGGGAAGTTTTAAGTGCTGATAAAAGAGCCGCAGCAAGAGAGTTTGCAGTTCGTTCAAGCGTGTTATTGAAGAATACAAACCAAACGCTTCCGTTGAAGAAAACCGGCACTATAGCCCTGATTGGTCCCCTGGCAAATGATAAGAACAATATGCTTGGTACATGGGCTGTAAGTGGCGACAAAGATCTTTCTATTCCTGTTTTAACCGGAATGAAGAACGTAGCAGGCGCAGGTGTGAACATCATTTATTCTAAAGGAGCCAACATAACAGATGATACAGCACTGGCTAAAAAAGCCAATGTATTTGGAGAAAGAGCGAGCATAGATTCTTTGTCACCTGCCAGACTACTGAGTGATGCAGTAGCTACTGCCAACCGTGCTGATGTGATAGTTGCTGTAGTGGGTGAAGCTTCTGAGATGAGTGGTGAGGCAGCAAGCCGTAGTGACATCAATCTACCTGGCAACCAAACAGCTTTGTTGGAAGCACTGGCTAAAACAGGTAAACCACTGGTGGTTGTGATGATGAGCGGAAGGCCACTAACCATAACCCGTGAAATGCAGCTGGCAACATCTTTCTTACATGTATGGTTCCAGGGACATGAAGCTGGTAATGCCATAGCCGATGTATTGTTTGGCAACTACAATCCTTCAGGAAAATTGACGATGAGTTTTCCTTACAATGTAGGACAGATACCTGTGTACTACAACCACAAGAATACAGGTCGTCCGCAAGGTCCTGGCCCTACTCAAAAATTCCGTTCAAATTATTTAGATGTAAGCAACGATCCTTTCCTTCCGTTTGGTTTTGGATTAAGCTATACCACTTTCACTTATGGAGATGTTCGTTTGGACAAAACTACTATGCAGGCAAATGAACAGTTGCGTGTAACTGTTCCTGTTACCAATAGTGGTCGCTTTGCAGGAGAGGAAGTGGTTCAACTATACATTCATGATAAGGTGGCTTCTGTAACACAGCCGGTAAAAAAATTAAAAGCTTTTCAAAAGATCATGATACGTCCAGGCGAATCAAGAGAGGTTGTTTTCAATCTTTCTGTTGAGGATCTGAAGTTTTACAACAGCGAATTTAAATGGGTATCTGAACCCGGTGAATTTACCGTGATGGTTGGTGGCAATTCACGTGATGTGAAGCGTGCTGACTTCACATTGAGAAATTAG
- a CDS encoding DUF2961 domain-containing protein: protein MKIVYNAIKILFFTCLITSPAFSQTEGPLGDLFMAKEGALAHYSSYDSTGGNADFKRIEPGQTLVLANHKGAGVLRRWWLTIAPWNLVDVHRSLIIRCYWDGEKEPSVEVPVSDFFGMGFGEWKDFQSTPLNMTSGGYNSYWPMPFHRSAYITVENRGTTPVSSFYYNIDIRTYNKLPKDALYFHAQYKQERTVAGKPLTILQTTGRGHYVGTLISMQPRQGNHLGYLEGDEIIFIDGEKNPSIIGTGTEDYFSSGWYYNTGEYSAPYHGATVKDDSGRINTYRWHIEDPIPFKKSFRFDMEHGGTNDMPGVEYTSVAYWYQDHPGPSFPALPKNLMPHSQTMTPSIEGESLLTQARVTGGQLRVQETKGFKGTWGNDSHLWWVEAKPGDKLTIPITAPEAGTYELIGFFTQARDYGIFRTSVNGKLAGHLFDGFSTDVVPSGPISFGTVPLQKGTNQVVIEIIGKDARSAGYSDGYLVGIDGFHLEKQ from the coding sequence ATGAAAATAGTTTATAATGCCATTAAAATACTGTTTTTTACCTGTCTTATCACTTCACCTGCCTTCAGCCAAACAGAAGGACCGTTAGGTGATCTTTTCATGGCTAAAGAAGGTGCCTTGGCACACTACTCCAGTTACGACAGTACTGGTGGTAATGCAGATTTTAAACGCATAGAACCAGGACAAACCTTGGTACTGGCTAATCATAAAGGAGCAGGTGTTTTAAGAAGATGGTGGCTAACCATTGCGCCATGGAACCTGGTAGATGTACATCGTTCGCTTATTATCCGCTGTTACTGGGATGGTGAAAAGGAGCCTTCGGTAGAGGTGCCAGTATCAGATTTCTTTGGAATGGGCTTTGGTGAATGGAAAGACTTTCAGTCTACGCCGCTTAACATGACCAGTGGTGGTTACAATTCTTACTGGCCTATGCCATTTCATAGAAGTGCTTATATAACGGTTGAGAATCGTGGTACCACACCTGTTTCAAGTTTCTACTATAACATCGACATCAGGACTTATAACAAGCTGCCTAAAGATGCCCTGTATTTTCATGCGCAATACAAGCAGGAAAGAACAGTAGCTGGTAAACCACTTACCATTCTTCAAACCACCGGCAGAGGACATTATGTGGGCACGCTGATTTCTATGCAACCGCGCCAGGGAAACCATCTTGGTTACTTAGAAGGTGACGAGATCATCTTCATTGATGGCGAGAAGAACCCTTCTATAATTGGAACGGGTACAGAAGATTATTTTTCATCAGGCTGGTACTACAATACAGGCGAGTACAGTGCGCCTTACCATGGTGCTACGGTAAAAGATGATTCAGGAAGGATCAATACTTATCGTTGGCATATAGAAGATCCCATTCCTTTCAAGAAGAGTTTCAGGTTTGATATGGAGCATGGCGGTACGAATGACATGCCTGGAGTAGAATATACTTCGGTTGCTTATTGGTACCAGGATCATCCTGGTCCTTCTTTCCCGGCTTTGCCTAAAAACCTGATGCCTCATTCTCAAACCATGACACCATCTATAGAAGGAGAAAGTTTGTTAACGCAAGCAAGGGTAACCGGCGGCCAGCTACGTGTGCAGGAGACGAAAGGCTTCAAAGGAACATGGGGTAATGATTCACATCTATGGTGGGTGGAAGCAAAACCTGGTGATAAACTAACCATTCCTATCACCGCACCTGAAGCAGGTACTTACGAGCTTATTGGATTCTTCACCCAGGCAAGAGATTACGGCATTTTCAGAACTTCGGTAAATGGCAAATTAGCCGGTCATTTGTTTGATGGTTTTAGTACCGATGTAGTACCCTCTGGTCCTATATCATTTGGTACTGTACCCCTGCAAAAAGGAACCAACCAGGTGGTGATAGAGATAATAGGTAAAGACGCAAGGTCAGCAGGATATAGTGATGGTTATCTTGTAGGTATAGATGGTTTTCATTTGGAGAAACAATAA
- a CDS encoding alpha/beta hydrolase-fold protein: MQKLLVIVMLFITLPVLAQDKSLYQKQWFIQNGDTMPYRIMFPINFDSSKTYPVVFFLHGRGESGNDNEKQLTHGWKFFANDSARREHPAIVVFPQCDNKSYWANVQMIAHEKSTGKRTFYFVPDGPPSVPMTMLMQLVDNIMTRFKIDERRVYVGGLSMGGMGTYELVRRKPKTFAAAFAICGGAHPGTAREIRRTKWWLFHGMKDDVVLPEYTQQMEAALKKARADVRATYYPNANHNSWDPAFAEPGLLDWLYAQRRK; encoded by the coding sequence ATGCAGAAGCTGTTAGTGATCGTGATGTTGTTTATCACTTTGCCCGTATTAGCGCAGGATAAGTCATTGTACCAAAAGCAGTGGTTTATACAGAACGGAGATACGATGCCTTATCGCATCATGTTCCCAATCAACTTCGATTCATCTAAAACATATCCTGTAGTATTCTTCTTACATGGTCGTGGCGAAAGTGGCAACGATAATGAGAAGCAATTAACGCATGGGTGGAAGTTTTTTGCCAACGACAGCGCCAGGAGAGAGCATCCCGCCATCGTAGTATTTCCGCAGTGCGACAACAAGAGCTATTGGGCTAATGTGCAGATGATAGCACATGAAAAAAGCACCGGCAAGCGGACCTTCTATTTTGTACCGGACGGTCCGCCCTCAGTGCCTATGACTATGTTGATGCAACTGGTCGATAACATCATGACACGCTTCAAAATAGATGAAAGACGCGTGTATGTTGGCGGACTATCAATGGGTGGAATGGGCACTTATGAACTGGTACGTCGTAAACCAAAAACATTTGCTGCAGCATTTGCTATATGTGGAGGTGCACATCCGGGTACGGCAAGAGAGATACGTAGAACAAAATGGTGGTTGTTTCACGGGATGAAAGATGATGTGGTGCTGCCGGAGTATACGCAGCAAATGGAAGCTGCGCTGAAAAAAGCTAGGGCTGATGTAAGAGCAACCTATTATCCCAATGCTAACCACAATAGCTGGGATCCTGCATTTGCTGAGCCGGGATTGCTGGATTGGTTATATGCACAAAGGCGGAAATAA
- the paaE gene encoding 1,2-phenylacetyl-CoA epoxidase subunit PaaE, translating into MSIHFHTLTVKEVRHETPDCVSISFDVPEELKEQFIYKQGQSLTIRTTIDGEEVRRSYSVCSSPLDDELRIAVKKIDQGVFSTYANTQLRKGDTLEAMPPVGQFYTELDASQKKSYLAFAAGSGITPIMSIIKTTLLTEPNSNFTLVYGNRNRHSVIFKEELEALKNRFINRFRIIHILSREKMDAPINFGRINSEKCTHLFDKAIDIATIDEIFLCGPEEMIFSVRDCLEAKGVDKKKIHFELFTTSSSKKKVVTNKNETSSEVKSKITIKLDGSSFDFDLGFEGESILDAALKQGADLPFACKGGVCSTCRAKLVEGEIDMDVNYALEQEEIEHGFILTCQSHPRTEKVVVDFDVK; encoded by the coding sequence ATGTCAATCCATTTTCACACATTAACCGTAAAAGAGGTAAGGCACGAAACGCCTGATTGTGTATCTATAAGCTTTGATGTTCCTGAAGAACTAAAGGAGCAATTCATCTATAAGCAAGGTCAATCTTTAACCATCAGAACCACCATCGACGGAGAAGAAGTCCGCCGCTCCTATTCCGTTTGCAGCAGCCCTTTAGATGATGAATTGCGCATAGCTGTAAAGAAGATTGACCAAGGTGTATTTTCTACTTATGCCAATACACAACTGCGCAAGGGCGATACGCTGGAAGCCATGCCGCCGGTCGGACAATTTTATACAGAGCTTGATGCCTCGCAAAAGAAAAGCTACCTGGCATTTGCTGCAGGAAGTGGTATCACGCCTATTATGTCCATCATCAAAACGACTTTGCTCACAGAGCCCAACAGCAATTTTACCCTGGTGTATGGCAATAGAAACCGCCATTCCGTAATTTTTAAAGAAGAGTTGGAAGCGCTGAAAAACCGCTTTATCAACCGCTTTCGCATCATACATATCTTAAGCCGCGAGAAGATGGATGCACCCATCAACTTCGGGCGGATCAACAGCGAGAAGTGCACGCACCTGTTCGACAAAGCGATTGACATTGCCACCATTGATGAGATCTTCTTGTGTGGACCCGAAGAGATGATCTTCAGTGTACGCGACTGCCTGGAAGCAAAAGGCGTAGATAAAAAGAAGATCCATTTTGAGCTGTTTACAACAAGTAGTAGCAAGAAAAAAGTAGTAACTAACAAGAACGAAACAAGTTCTGAGGTGAAGAGCAAGATCACTATCAAGCTCGATGGTTCCTCATTTGATTTTGATCTTGGCTTCGAGGGCGAGAGCATCCTGGATGCCGCGCTCAAGCAAGGTGCAGATCTTCCCTTTGCCTGCAAAGGGGGCGTGTGCAGCACCTGCCGCGCCAAACTGGTAGAAGGCGAAATAGATATGGATGTAAACTATGCGCTCGAGCAGGAAGAGATAGAGCATGGCTTCATCCTCACCTGCCAGTCGCACCCGCGTACCGAGAAGGTGGTGGTTGACTTTGATGTGAAATAA
- a CDS encoding TetR/AcrR family transcriptional regulator: MKVEQHVSRKELIIEKAASLFKEKGFKATSMRDLAEALGIEAASLYNHISSKNELLHSICLQVAQRFFSKMEAVMASAEDPSGKLETILRFHIQEMVQRYDEVYVSDREWRHLSEPQLTDYKAMRRNYRQQFTMLIEAGIAAGRIKPIDAPTAVLILLHAISGIESWHRSKRKIDPQALEENMITILISGLKN, encoded by the coding sequence ATGAAAGTTGAACAGCATGTTTCACGTAAAGAATTGATCATTGAAAAAGCTGCTTCACTATTTAAAGAAAAAGGTTTTAAAGCCACCAGCATGCGCGACCTGGCCGAAGCGCTGGGTATAGAGGCCGCCAGCTTGTACAACCATATTTCTTCTAAAAACGAATTGCTCCATTCCATTTGCCTACAGGTAGCACAACGCTTTTTTTCTAAAATGGAAGCAGTGATGGCGAGTGCTGAAGATCCATCAGGAAAGCTTGAGACCATTCTTCGTTTTCATATACAGGAAATGGTGCAGCGATATGATGAGGTATATGTGAGTGACCGTGAATGGCGGCATTTATCTGAACCGCAACTAACAGACTACAAGGCTATGCGCCGCAATTACCGGCAGCAGTTTACCATGCTTATAGAAGCAGGTATTGCTGCAGGAAGAATAAAACCCATTGATGCGCCTACCGCAGTACTCATACTACTACACGCCATTAGTGGCATCGAGTCGTGGCACCGGTCAAAACGCAAGATCGATCCCCAGGCGCTGGAAGAAAACATGATCACTATACTTATCAGTGGTCTTAAAAATTAG
- a CDS encoding PfkB family carbohydrate kinase: protein MSLVVVGSMAFDAIETPFGKSDKIIGGAGTYIAWSASNFCKPIKQISVVGGDFPQEELDALTARGVQLEGVQIKKDEKTFFWSGRYHMDMNTRDTLDTQLNVLENFQPEVPESYQDCEFLMLGNLVPAVQRSVIQQMRTRPKLIVMDTMNFWMEIALDDLKDVLTMVDVLMVNDSEARELSHEYSLVKAAKKIMDMGPKYLIIKKGEHGALLFHENHVFFAPALPLEDVFDPTGAGDTFAGGFIGHLAKTKDISFDNMKTAIIMGSAMASFCVEKFGTQRLTEITKDDIDARLEEFVQLVNFDIDLV, encoded by the coding sequence ATGTCTTTAGTTGTGGTCGGGTCAATGGCTTTTGATGCTATAGAAACTCCCTTTGGTAAGTCTGATAAAATAATTGGTGGCGCCGGAACTTATATTGCCTGGAGTGCCAGCAATTTCTGCAAACCAATCAAGCAAATCTCTGTAGTGGGTGGCGATTTTCCGCAGGAAGAACTGGATGCCCTAACGGCGCGTGGTGTACAGCTGGAAGGTGTGCAGATAAAGAAAGATGAGAAGACTTTCTTCTGGAGTGGCCGCTACCACATGGATATGAATACCCGCGATACGCTGGATACGCAACTGAATGTACTGGAAAATTTTCAGCCTGAAGTACCTGAAAGCTACCAGGATTGCGAATTCCTGATGCTGGGAAACCTGGTGCCTGCAGTTCAGCGTAGTGTGATACAACAAATGCGCACACGTCCAAAACTTATAGTTATGGACACCATGAACTTCTGGATGGAAATAGCCCTTGACGACCTGAAAGATGTGTTGACAATGGTGGATGTATTGATGGTAAATGATAGCGAAGCACGTGAATTGAGCCATGAGTATAGCCTGGTAAAAGCAGCAAAGAAGATTATGGACATGGGACCAAAATACCTGATCATTAAGAAAGGTGAGCATGGTGCGCTGCTGTTCCACGAAAACCATGTGTTCTTTGCCCCGGCTTTACCGCTTGAAGATGTATTTGATCCGACTGGTGCCGGCGATACTTTTGCAGGTGGCTTCATTGGTCATCTTGCCAAGACCAAAGACATCTCATTTGATAATATGAAAACTGCCATCATCATGGGTAGTGCTATGGCTAGTTTCTGTGTAGAAAAATTTGGTACACAAAGGCTAACTGAGATCACTAAAGATGATATAGATGCAAGGCTGGAGGAATTTGTTCAGCTGGTGAATTTCGATATTGATCTGGTATAA
- a CDS encoding tetratricopeptide repeat protein: MRVVVILVIFTFSLCTSNRDNLKVRAQFYFDKGEYYRSLELIERVLVSDTLEPENFILKGKILLQLDKHMDALLNLSKAIDLDNKNIIAWYERGIG, translated from the coding sequence ATGAGGGTTGTTGTTATTCTTGTAATTTTTACTTTTTCTTTATGTACATCAAACCGGGACAATCTTAAGGTTAGGGCTCAGTTCTATTTTGATAAAGGTGAATACTATAGATCTTTGGAACTGATTGAACGTGTGTTGGTTTCCGATACACTTGAGCCAGAGAATTTTATACTGAAAGGAAAAATTCTTTTGCAGCTAGATAAGCATATGGATGCTTTATTAAACCTTTCCAAGGCTATTGATTTAGATAACAAAAATATAATTGCCTGGTATGAAAGAGGGATTGGGTGA
- a CDS encoding NRAMP family divalent metal transporter, whose protein sequence is MTKPTVKKGAILGAAFLMATSAIGPGFLTQTTVFTQQLAASFGFVILTTILLDIVAQLNIWRVIAVTELRAQELSNKLLPGLGYFLAALIVLGGIAFNIGNIAGAGLGLQVTTGLDPAIGAGTSCLVALFIFSLKDAGAVLDAFTKLLGILMIILTLYIAFSSNPPLLEAAQQTIIPATIDATAIVTIVGGTVGGYISFAGAHRLLDAGISGRENLPQVNQSAVTGIVVTGVMRCILFLAALGVIAGGASLDAANPPASVFKIAAGNIGYRFFGIVMWCASITSVVGAAYTSVTFIKTFHPLIEKHQRLVTALLIIFSTVVFVFIGKPVQVLVLAGALNGLILPIALAVILIASRKSRLTGNYHHPVWMQVSGWLVVGIMSWLSMLLLRSWIL, encoded by the coding sequence GTGACCAAACCAACAGTTAAAAAAGGAGCGATATTGGGCGCCGCATTTCTGATGGCTACTTCTGCCATTGGTCCGGGCTTTCTTACCCAGACAACTGTATTTACCCAACAGCTGGCGGCCAGCTTTGGGTTTGTCATTCTTACTACCATACTGCTGGATATCGTTGCACAGCTGAACATTTGGCGGGTGATAGCGGTAACGGAGCTTCGTGCCCAGGAGCTGTCCAACAAGCTTCTGCCTGGCCTGGGATATTTTCTTGCTGCACTTATTGTATTGGGTGGCATTGCCTTCAACATAGGCAACATTGCCGGCGCAGGCTTAGGACTACAGGTGACAACTGGTTTAGATCCTGCAATTGGCGCAGGTACCAGTTGCCTGGTGGCATTATTCATTTTTAGCTTAAAAGATGCAGGTGCTGTCCTGGATGCTTTTACCAAGCTGCTGGGCATCCTGATGATCATACTCACCTTGTACATTGCCTTTAGCTCTAATCCACCATTGCTGGAAGCTGCACAGCAAACTATTATTCCTGCTACCATTGATGCCACAGCCATTGTAACCATTGTAGGCGGAACTGTTGGCGGCTATATTTCGTTCGCTGGTGCACACCGCCTGCTCGATGCAGGTATAAGTGGCAGGGAAAACCTGCCGCAAGTAAATCAAAGCGCGGTAACAGGAATAGTGGTTACAGGTGTGATGCGCTGCATTTTGTTTTTGGCAGCACTGGGTGTAATAGCCGGCGGTGCTTCGTTAGATGCTGCCAATCCACCGGCTTCGGTATTTAAAATAGCTGCCGGCAACATTGGCTACCGCTTCTTTGGCATTGTCATGTGGTGCGCTTCCATAACATCTGTAGTCGGGGCAGCCTATACTTCTGTTACTTTCATCAAAACATTTCACCCGCTTATTGAGAAGCATCAAAGGTTGGTAACGGCATTACTGATCATTTTTTCTACCGTTGTTTTTGTGTTCATAGGTAAACCTGTACAGGTACTCGTACTGGCTGGTGCACTCAATGGACTTATTTTACCCATTGCACTAGCTGTCATACTTATCGCTTCAAGAAAGTCGCGCTTAACAGGCAATTACCATCATCCTGTATGGATGCAGGTAAGCGGCTGGCTGGTAGTGGGGATAATGAGTTGGTTGAGTATGCTTTTACTGAGGAGTTGGATCTTGTAG
- the pheS gene encoding phenylalanine--tRNA ligase subunit alpha has translation MEELLQQIEQYKQEIAATTAANAEELETFRIKYLGTKGIVKAVMGEMKNVPGDQRKEFGQVLNAFKIFAEEKFATLKDSIAAGAQATGSSIDWSLPGSTIPVGTRHPLSIVRNQIVSIFKRIGFAVAEGPEIEDDWHNFTALNLPENHPARDMQDTFYVNQSPDYLLRTHTSSVQARVMEKQKPPIRIICPGRVYRNETISARAHCFFHQVEGLYVDDNVSFADLKQALYFFVQEMFGKDVKVRFRPSYFPFTEPSAEMDISCSVCAGEGCSLCKHTGWVEILGCGMVHPKLLENFGIDSNKYTGYAFGMGVERICQLKYKVNDLRLYSQNDVRFLRQFTSAL, from the coding sequence ATGGAAGAACTGTTGCAACAAATAGAACAATACAAACAGGAAATTGCCGCCACTACTGCAGCCAATGCAGAAGAGCTGGAAACTTTCCGCATTAAATATTTAGGCACAAAAGGGATAGTAAAGGCCGTAATGGGCGAGATGAAAAATGTGCCGGGCGATCAAAGGAAGGAATTTGGCCAGGTGCTGAATGCTTTTAAAATATTTGCCGAGGAAAAATTTGCCACGCTTAAAGATTCAATTGCAGCAGGTGCACAAGCTACTGGTTCTTCCATAGATTGGTCGCTGCCGGGCTCAACTATTCCTGTAGGTACGCGCCACCCATTGTCTATCGTTCGCAACCAGATCGTTTCCATTTTTAAGCGTATTGGTTTTGCCGTAGCAGAAGGACCGGAGATAGAAGATGACTGGCACAACTTTACCGCGCTCAATCTTCCTGAAAACCACCCTGCACGCGATATGCAGGATACATTTTACGTAAACCAAAGCCCAGACTACCTGCTGCGTACACATACCAGTAGTGTGCAGGCAAGGGTGATGGAAAAACAAAAGCCACCGATCCGCATCATCTGTCCCGGCCGCGTGTATCGCAACGAAACCATCAGTGCAAGAGCACACTGTTTCTTCCATCAGGTAGAGGGGCTGTATGTTGACGATAATGTAAGCTTCGCCGACCTGAAGCAGGCACTGTACTTCTTTGTACAGGAGATGTTTGGAAAAGATGTAAAGGTGCGGTTCCGTCCGAGTTATTTTCCTTTTACCGAACCTAGTGCCGAAATGGATATAAGCTGCAGCGTATGTGCCGGCGAGGGATGTAGCCTTTGCAAACACACCGGCTGGGTAGAGATACTGGGCTGCGGTATGGTGCATCCAAAACTGCTGGAAAACTTCGGCATCGATAGCAACAAATACACAGGCTATGCATTTGGAATGGGTGTAGAAAGAATTTGCCAGCTGAAGTACAAGGTGAATGACCTTCGATTGTATTCGCAGAACGACGTCCGCTTCCTGCGGCAGTTCACCAGTGCGTTGTAA
- a CDS encoding TIGR00266 family protein, which translates to MRTNHEIDYRIHGEEMQYVEVELDPQETAIAEAGSFMMMDDGIQMQTIFGDGSQQHTGLLGKLLGAGKRLLTGESLFMTAFTNAGHGKKQVSFASPYPGKIIPLDLFELGGRVICQKDAFLCAAKGVSVGIAFQRRLGTGIFGGEGFIMQKLEGDGMAFVHAGGHVFEKTLQAGELLKIDTGCLVALTQTVDFDIQFVGGIRNSIFGGEGLFFATLRGPGRVWIQTLPVSRLASRILQYGTVKRKEEGSILGGLGNMLDGDGY; encoded by the coding sequence ATGAGAACGAACCACGAAATAGACTATCGCATACACGGAGAGGAAATGCAGTATGTAGAAGTAGAACTAGACCCACAGGAAACCGCCATTGCAGAAGCAGGCAGCTTTATGATGATGGATGATGGCATCCAGATGCAAACAATCTTCGGCGACGGCAGCCAGCAGCACACCGGCTTACTGGGAAAATTATTAGGTGCCGGCAAACGCTTGCTAACAGGTGAAAGCTTGTTCATGACTGCGTTCACCAATGCTGGTCATGGCAAAAAGCAGGTAAGCTTTGCTTCTCCTTACCCGGGTAAGATCATACCACTAGACCTGTTTGAACTGGGCGGAAGAGTGATCTGCCAGAAAGATGCTTTTCTGTGTGCGGCAAAAGGAGTAAGTGTAGGTATCGCCTTCCAGAGAAGATTAGGTACCGGCATTTTTGGTGGTGAAGGATTTATCATGCAGAAACTGGAAGGAGATGGGATGGCCTTTGTACACGCTGGCGGACACGTGTTTGAAAAAACACTTCAAGCCGGCGAATTGCTGAAGATAGACACCGGTTGTTTGGTGGCACTTACGCAAACGGTGGATTTCGATATTCAGTTTGTTGGCGGTATCCGCAACAGCATTTTTGGCGGTGAGGGATTGTTCTTTGCCACCCTTCGCGGACCAGGAAGAGTTTGGATACAGACATTACCTGTTAGCAGGCTGGCCAGCCGTATACTGCAGTATGGTACGGTAAAAAGAAAAGAAGAAGGAAGCATACTGGGCGGACTGGGCAATATGCTGGATGGGGATGGGTATTAA